One Narcine bancroftii isolate sNarBan1 chromosome 3, sNarBan1.hap1, whole genome shotgun sequence DNA window includes the following coding sequences:
- the ndufaf8 gene encoding NADH dehydrogenase [ubiquinone] 1 alpha subcomplex assembly factor 8, translating to MTLWMMPGSEVWTRARKRLRSFPQFVSACAAEASAYGKCVAANTQGSQDLRKNMCAKEFQAFKKCFTLNAKKAW from the exons ATGACATTGTGGATGATGCCGGGGAGCGAAGTTTGGACCCGCGCCAGGAAAAGGCTCAGGAGCTTCCCACAGTTTGTATCAGCGTGCGCTGCAGAG GCATCGGCCTACGGGAAATGTGTGGCTGCAAACACTCAAGGGAGCCAGGACCTCAGAAAAAACATGTGCGCCAAAGAGTTTCAGGCCTTTAAGAAATGTTTTACATTAAAT GCCAAGAAAGCATGGTAA